The Deinococcus sonorensis KR-87 genome includes a window with the following:
- the nuoL gene encoding NADH-quinone oxidoreductase subunit L — protein MPLYLLPLFPLIGFVLLICFGRAFRGALGGVIGSVAVAASFVVALLLVLNLSGPTHEVLWTWLPNMAQNSNLKVGLYLDRLSAMMCLIITGIGTLIHIYSISYMRGDRRYTRFFAFLNFFVAMMLILVLADSYPLMFVGWEGVGMASYLLIGFWYSGRNSEQSAGALREASDQEGVANSNAARKAFIMNRVGDLGFMLGMFLMYKAYGTLVIPELMQQGEALAQAGRSVIELMCLFLLVGAIGKSGQLPLTTWLPDAMAGPTPVSALIHAATMVTAGVYLISRTHFLYDLAPGASLWVAWVGGLTALYGAISALNQYDIKKILAYSTVSQLGYMFMAVGLHSYTAGLFHLLTHAFFKALLFLAAGAVIHALHEQQDVREMGGLHRRMPFAHLVSLAGVLAISGIPIWSGFFSKDSILTSAYEQNLPLYLIGLLVALLTAFYMGRWYFLVWRGEYRGHAHPHESDAVINAPLGVLAALATLGGFLNIPGFLGGSQALSRWLSAAVPFEAHELAISTEWGLTIAAVAAGVLGLLGAFLLYRRQAITDVPLRELSRNSLYLDQLYDTVFNRPARGIAGGLDLMDRGVDGTVQGIGENVGAVGHVFTFWQSGFVRSYAVSMLLGTVVLVGYWAVKALGGLG, from the coding sequence ATGCCCCTGTACCTGCTTCCGCTGTTTCCCCTGATCGGGTTCGTGCTGCTGATCTGTTTCGGGCGGGCCTTCCGCGGCGCGCTCGGCGGCGTGATCGGCTCGGTCGCCGTGGCGGCCAGCTTCGTGGTGGCGCTGCTGCTGGTGCTGAACCTGTCGGGCCCCACCCACGAGGTGCTGTGGACCTGGCTGCCCAACATGGCGCAGAACAGCAACCTGAAGGTCGGCCTGTACCTGGACCGGCTGTCCGCGATGATGTGTCTGATCATCACCGGTATCGGCACCCTGATCCACATCTATTCCATCTCGTACATGCGCGGCGACCGGCGCTACACCCGCTTCTTCGCCTTCCTGAACTTCTTCGTGGCCATGATGCTGATTCTGGTGCTGGCCGACAGCTACCCGCTGATGTTCGTGGGCTGGGAAGGGGTGGGCATGGCCAGCTACCTGCTGATCGGGTTCTGGTACTCGGGCCGCAACAGCGAGCAGAGCGCCGGAGCGCTGCGCGAAGCGAGCGACCAGGAGGGCGTGGCCAACAGCAATGCCGCCCGCAAGGCCTTCATCATGAACCGCGTTGGCGACCTGGGCTTCATGCTCGGCATGTTCCTGATGTACAAGGCTTACGGCACCCTGGTGATTCCGGAGCTGATGCAGCAGGGCGAGGCGCTGGCCCAGGCCGGGCGGAGCGTCATCGAACTGATGTGCCTGTTCCTGCTGGTCGGGGCCATCGGCAAGAGCGGTCAGCTGCCGCTCACCACCTGGCTGCCCGACGCGATGGCCGGCCCCACGCCAGTCTCGGCGCTGATCCACGCGGCCACCATGGTCACGGCCGGCGTGTACCTGATCTCGCGCACGCACTTCCTCTACGACCTCGCGCCCGGCGCCAGCCTGTGGGTCGCCTGGGTAGGCGGCCTGACCGCGCTGTACGGGGCCATCTCGGCGCTCAACCAGTACGACATCAAGAAGATCCTGGCCTACAGCACCGTATCGCAGCTGGGGTACATGTTCATGGCGGTGGGGCTGCACAGCTACACGGCGGGGCTGTTTCACCTGCTCACCCATGCCTTCTTCAAGGCGCTGCTGTTCCTGGCGGCGGGCGCAGTCATTCACGCGCTGCACGAGCAGCAGGACGTGCGCGAAATGGGCGGCCTGCACCGGCGCATGCCGTTCGCACATCTGGTGAGTCTGGCGGGCGTGCTGGCCATCTCGGGCATTCCGATCTGGAGCGGCTTCTTTTCCAAGGACAGCATCCTGACCAGCGCGTATGAGCAGAACCTGCCGCTGTACCTGATCGGGCTGCTGGTGGCCCTGCTGACCGCCTTCTACATGGGCCGCTGGTATTTCCTGGTGTGGCGCGGCGAGTACCGGGGGCACGCGCACCCGCACGAGTCGGACGCGGTCATCAACGCGCCGCTGGGCGTGCTGGCCGCGCTCGCCACTTTGGGCGGCTTCCTGAACATTCCCGGCTTCCTGGGCGGAAGTCAGGCGCTCAGCCGCTGGCTCTCGGCGGCGGTGCCGTTCGAGGCGCACGAGCTTGCCATCAGCACCGAGTGGGGCCTGACCATTGCGGCGGTGGCCGCCGGGGTGCTGGGCCTGCTGGGGGCCTTCCTGCTGTACCGCCGGCAGGCCATCACCGACGTGCCGCTGCGTGAGCTGAGCCGCAACTCGCTGTACCTCGACCAGCTCTACGACACCGTGTTCAACCGACCGGCACGCGGCATTGCCGGCGGCCTGGACCTGATGGACCGGGGCGTGGACGGCACGGTGCAGGGCATCGGAGAGAACGTGGGCGCGGTGGGCCACGTGTTCACCTTCTGGCAGAGCGGCTTTGTGCGCAGCTACGCGGTCAGCATGCTGCTCGGCACGGTGGTGCTGGTGGGGTACTGGGCCGTGAAGGCCCTGGGAGGCCTGGGATGA
- the nuoK gene encoding NADH-quinone oxidoreductase subunit NuoK: protein MTPTSAYIALSGILFAIGMFGVMTRRTAVMVFLSVELMLNAANLSLVAFARAWGDLTAQTAVFIVMTLAAAEVAIGLAIIVAIFRKRETTNVDQLASLKG from the coding sequence ATGACCCCCACCTCCGCCTACATCGCCCTGTCGGGCATCCTGTTCGCCATCGGCATGTTCGGTGTGATGACGCGCCGCACCGCCGTGATGGTGTTCCTGAGCGTGGAGCTGATGCTGAACGCCGCCAACCTGTCGCTGGTGGCCTTCGCGCGTGCCTGGGGCGACCTGACCGCCCAGACCGCCGTGTTCATCGTGATGACGCTGGCCGCCGCCGAGGTCGCCATCGGCCTCGCCATCATCGTGGCCATCTTCCGCAAGCGCGAGACCACCAACGTGGACCAGCTCGCCAGCCTGAAGGGATAA
- a CDS encoding NADH-quinone oxidoreductase subunit J family protein — protein sequence MVAFLILALLTIVGGIITVAARNAVHAALGLVGTLLSVAGLYATMSASFLATVQVVVYAGAIMVLFLFVIMLLDANRPVQEENRIPYLTEVAAIGGGLLAAAFVVLAITYRDPKPLAQSAAALQNGAPGPVGEALLTRFLLPFEAVSILLLVAVVGSVALVQRPAVQPDPVAEPELARAGERQEVGA from the coding sequence ATGGTCGCCTTTCTGATTCTGGCGCTGCTGACCATCGTGGGCGGCATCATCACGGTGGCGGCGCGCAACGCGGTACACGCGGCGCTGGGGCTGGTGGGCACGCTGCTCAGCGTGGCCGGGCTGTACGCCACCATGAGCGCCAGCTTTCTGGCCACCGTGCAGGTCGTGGTGTACGCCGGAGCCATCATGGTGCTGTTCCTGTTTGTGATCATGCTGCTGGACGCCAACCGCCCGGTGCAGGAGGAGAACCGGATTCCCTACCTGACCGAGGTGGCGGCCATCGGGGGCGGCCTGCTGGCGGCGGCCTTTGTGGTGCTGGCCATCACGTACAGAGACCCCAAGCCGCTGGCGCAGAGCGCGGCGGCCCTGCAGAACGGCGCGCCGGGGCCGGTGGGGGAGGCGCTGCTGACCCGCTTCCTGCTGCCGTTCGAGGCGGTCAGCATCCTGCTGCTGGTGGCGGTGGTCGGCTCGGTGGCGCTGGTGCAGCGCCCCGCCGTGCAGCCGGACCCGGTGGCCGAGCCGGAACTGGCCCGCGCCGGCGAGCGCCAGGAGGTGGGCGCGTGA
- a CDS encoding NADH-quinone oxidoreductase subunit N has product MMQLPDVSLLPMLPILLVLLGAVAATVLGFTLHRRSVAVLAIITLLLSAVSLVPLWNRGLSAFNGSLQADNPALALAFVLLLGGALTLLVSLDTAYRARLSFPEFDAMLLYALSGTLIIAFAGDLITLLIGLEVMSLSGYVLVTLQDSRRSDESGLKYFLLGATGSAILIYGIALTYGATGSLNFAGIASAVSGLQTLNQPLLTAGAVLLLCGFGFKVALAPFHQWTPDVYSGAPTVVSLFLSTVVKVAAFAGLLRVFGGALLHAPGWAAALAVLTAATLVVGNLAAMFQQNFKRLLAYSAVAQTGFLALTLLGRPEQGGPALSYYLLVYTLTTAAALAVVAALQRSEAGLEINDMRGLYYRHPGYAVALAICLASLAGLPPFAGFMAKYMAFQVAFQNGYAWVAVIAALSSIAAFVYYMRVAALMFMPDRTPAREYNGVRPATTFSVALGVAAITALGILPNLAYGWVAYPDIWTRLAGT; this is encoded by the coding sequence CTGATGCAACTTCCCGACGTTTCGCTGCTGCCGATGCTCCCCATCCTGCTGGTGCTGCTGGGGGCGGTGGCGGCCACGGTGCTGGGCTTCACGCTGCACCGCCGCAGCGTGGCGGTGCTGGCCATCATCACGCTGCTGCTGAGTGCCGTCAGCCTGGTCCCGCTGTGGAACCGGGGCCTGAGTGCCTTTAACGGCAGCCTGCAGGCCGACAATCCGGCGCTGGCGCTGGCCTTCGTGCTGCTGCTGGGCGGGGCCCTGACGCTGCTGGTCAGCCTGGACACCGCCTACCGGGCGCGGCTGAGCTTCCCGGAGTTCGACGCGATGCTGCTGTATGCCCTCAGCGGCACCCTGATCATCGCCTTTGCCGGCGACCTGATCACCCTGCTGATCGGGCTGGAGGTCATGAGCTTGTCCGGCTACGTGCTGGTCACCCTGCAGGACAGCCGCCGCAGCGACGAGAGCGGCCTGAAGTACTTCCTGCTGGGCGCCACCGGCAGCGCCATCCTGATCTACGGCATCGCGCTCACCTACGGGGCCACCGGCAGCCTGAACTTCGCCGGGATCGCCTCGGCGGTCAGCGGCCTGCAGACCCTCAACCAGCCGCTGCTCACGGCGGGCGCGGTGCTGCTGCTGTGCGGCTTCGGCTTCAAGGTGGCGCTGGCGCCGTTCCACCAGTGGACGCCGGACGTGTACAGCGGCGCGCCCACGGTGGTGAGCCTGTTCCTGAGCACGGTGGTCAAGGTGGCGGCCTTCGCCGGGCTGCTGCGGGTGTTCGGCGGGGCGCTGCTGCACGCGCCCGGCTGGGCGGCGGCGCTGGCGGTGCTCACGGCGGCCACGCTGGTGGTGGGCAACCTGGCGGCCATGTTCCAGCAGAACTTCAAGCGGCTGCTGGCGTACTCGGCGGTGGCCCAGACCGGCTTCCTGGCGCTGACGCTGCTGGGTCGGCCCGAGCAGGGTGGCCCGGCGCTCAGCTACTACCTGCTGGTGTACACCCTCACAACGGCGGCGGCGCTGGCGGTGGTGGCGGCGCTGCAGCGCTCCGAGGCGGGCCTGGAGATCAACGACATGCGCGGGCTGTACTACCGGCACCCCGGCTACGCGGTGGCGCTGGCCATCTGTCTGGCCAGTCTGGCGGGCCTGCCGCCGTTCGCCGGCTTCATGGCCAAGTACATGGCCTTCCAGGTGGCCTTCCAGAACGGCTACGCCTGGGTGGCGGTCATCGCGGCGCTGAGCAGCATCGCGGCCTTCGTGTACTACATGCGGGTGGCGGCGCTGATGTTCATGCCGGACCGCACGCCCGCCCGCGAGTACAACGGGGTCCGGCCTGCCACCACCTTCAGCGTGGCGTTGGGTGTGGCGGCCATCACGGCGCTGGGCATCCTTCCGAACCTGGCCTACGGCTGGGTGGCCTACCCGGACATCTGGACCCGGCTGGCCGGGACCTGA
- the nuoH gene encoding NADH-quinone oxidoreductase subunit NuoH has translation MPHWLADLLIVVLKGVLVAFGLLTTFAYMTLVERRLLARMQIRLGPNRVGPMGLLQPLADAIKSIFKEDLRITMADQLVYTLAPIVAIACALTAFGGLPAGPPNSFFGANPWVYDLDVGILALLAITSMGVYGIFLGGWASGSKYPLLGGLRSSAQMISYELGMGLSILGLLMLVGSTSFRAITGWQTQHGWLVLFQLLGFVTFFVSSFAETNRTPFDLPEAEQELVAGYLTEYSAIKWALFQMAEYVNMITASAVMSTLFFGGYRGPGFLNALIPGISEWPFIWLFLKIAVFLFIFIWVRATLPRLRYDQLMRFGWKLLFPLALANTLVTAFYLAYLKGFGLWPLGVLGLIGVALLFVASDRVRGLWNTPGKRLQDPTAASRAGGD, from the coding sequence ATGCCGCACTGGCTTGCCGACCTGCTGATCGTGGTGCTCAAGGGCGTGCTGGTGGCCTTCGGGCTGCTGACCACCTTCGCCTACATGACCCTGGTGGAGCGCCGGCTGCTGGCGCGCATGCAGATCCGCCTGGGGCCGAACCGCGTCGGCCCGATGGGTCTGCTGCAGCCGCTGGCCGACGCGATCAAGAGCATCTTCAAGGAAGACCTGCGCATCACCATGGCCGATCAGCTGGTGTACACCCTGGCGCCCATCGTGGCCATCGCGTGCGCGCTGACGGCCTTCGGGGGCCTGCCGGCCGGCCCCCCCAACAGCTTCTTCGGGGCCAACCCCTGGGTTTACGACCTGGACGTGGGCATCCTGGCGCTGCTGGCCATCACCAGCATGGGCGTGTACGGCATCTTCCTGGGCGGCTGGGCGTCGGGCAGCAAGTACCCGCTGCTGGGCGGCCTGAGAAGCAGCGCCCAGATGATCAGCTACGAGCTGGGCATGGGCCTCTCCATTCTGGGCCTGCTGATGCTGGTGGGCAGCACCTCCTTCCGCGCCATCACCGGCTGGCAGACGCAGCACGGCTGGCTGGTGCTGTTTCAGCTGCTCGGCTTCGTGACCTTCTTCGTGAGCAGCTTTGCCGAGACCAACCGCACCCCCTTTGACCTGCCGGAGGCCGAGCAGGAACTGGTGGCCGGCTACCTGACCGAGTACTCGGCCATCAAGTGGGCGCTCTTCCAGATGGCCGAGTACGTCAACATGATCACCGCCTCGGCGGTCATGAGCACGCTGTTCTTCGGGGGCTACCGGGGGCCGGGCTTCCTGAACGCCCTGATTCCCGGCATCTCGGAGTGGCCATTCATCTGGCTGTTTCTCAAGATCGCCGTGTTCCTGTTCATCTTCATCTGGGTGCGCGCCACCCTGCCCCGGCTGCGCTACGACCAGCTGATGCGCTTCGGCTGGAAGCTGCTGTTCCCGCTGGCGCTGGCCAACACCCTGGTGACGGCCTTCTATCTGGCGTACCTGAAGGGCTTCGGCCTGTGGCCGCTGGGCGTGCTGGGCCTGATCGGGGTGGCGCTGCTGTTCGTGGCCTCCGACCGGGTGCGCGGGCTGTGGAATACCCCCGGCAAGCGGCTGCAGGACCCGACCGCCGCGAGTCGGGCGGGGGGCGACTGA
- a CDS encoding sensor domain-containing diguanylate cyclase has protein sequence MLATPPDDPTGQRNPLLRGATPPAFGLSSVNLDPDGVVRSFQTGGRLNGGQLVASFSAQLGAAANVTVAPSLQRRTLRYPDHATGSLPTLSFLRLISGTPGLSRAQLQGRVVLIGLTAQGSPAAQDVARRTVPQVALQARAVSSLLSAPFRRMPMWAELLLGVAAALATVLLRGFWGPALAGGAVLFSGPLWVANVQFPGVTLSLCAILGTLLVALERWWQLQNLVTRDPLTGLGNRLAFTRAIEHRWQTREERPIGLLLVDLSPLRAVSGTLATQAEQQLMRELAAQRRGARRRGSMVFRWGPDEFAVLLDDAEAQQLARTAERMGEVLGRSGGTERVVHASLGYALTGPDVQTPAELIERASRMRFRSKYRNGV, from the coding sequence GTGCTGGCCACCCCGCCGGATGACCCCACCGGCCAGCGGAATCCGCTGCTGCGCGGCGCGACCCCGCCCGCCTTCGGCCTGTCCAGCGTCAATCTGGACCCGGACGGCGTGGTCCGCAGCTTCCAGACCGGCGGGCGTCTGAACGGCGGTCAGCTGGTGGCCAGCTTCAGCGCTCAGCTGGGTGCGGCGGCCAACGTGACGGTGGCGCCCTCGTTGCAGCGCCGGACGCTGCGCTACCCGGATCATGCGACCGGCTCGCTGCCCACCCTGTCGTTCCTGAGGCTGATCAGCGGCACGCCGGGCCTGAGCCGCGCTCAGCTGCAGGGCCGGGTGGTCTTGATCGGCCTGACGGCGCAGGGCAGCCCAGCCGCGCAGGATGTGGCCCGCCGCACGGTGCCGCAGGTGGCGCTGCAGGCGCGGGCCGTCTCGTCGCTGCTCTCGGCGCCGTTTCGGCGGATGCCGATGTGGGCCGAACTGCTGCTAGGTGTGGCAGCGGCGCTCGCCACCGTGCTGCTGCGCGGATTCTGGGGGCCGGCGCTGGCCGGCGGAGCGGTACTGTTCTCGGGGCCGCTGTGGGTGGCCAACGTGCAGTTCCCCGGCGTCACCCTGTCGCTGTGCGCGATTCTGGGCACGCTGCTGGTCGCGCTGGAACGCTGGTGGCAGCTGCAGAACCTCGTGACCCGCGACCCGCTCACCGGCCTGGGCAACCGGCTGGCCTTCACCCGGGCCATCGAACACCGCTGGCAGACGCGGGAGGAGCGCCCGATCGGCCTGCTGCTGGTGGACCTGAGCCCGCTGCGGGCCGTCAGCGGGACGCTGGCCACGCAGGCGGAACAGCAGCTGATGCGTGAACTGGCTGCCCAGCGGCGGGGCGCCCGGCGGCGCGGCAGCATGGTGTTCCGCTGGGGCCCGGACGAGTTCGCGGTGCTGCTGGACGACGCCGAGGCGCAGCAGCTGGCCCGCACCGCCGAACGGATGGGCGAGGTGCTGGGCCGCAGCGGCGGCACCGAACGTGTGGTGCACGCCAGCCTGGGCTATGCGCTGACCGGCCCCGACGTGCAGACGCCCGCCGAACTGATCGAGCGGGCGTCCAGAATGCGGTTTCGCAGCAAGTACCGCAACGGGGTGTAG
- the nuoI gene encoding NADH-quinone oxidoreductase subunit NuoI, which translates to MGVLEIAKGMGLTLGKVFQKPVTVSYPEQRAQLKPRFRGRHVLTRHPDTGLEKCIGCSLCAAACPAYAIYVEAAENDPAHPTSPGERYAAVYEINMLRCIFCGMCEEACPTGAVVLGNEFEMADYRYRDFVYGKEDMLVGVTGSVPQRRESARSGKPVRLGFQVPEGPRPELEGVTYK; encoded by the coding sequence ATGGGAGTGCTTGAAATCGCCAAGGGCATGGGTCTGACCCTGGGCAAGGTGTTTCAGAAACCGGTGACCGTGAGTTACCCGGAGCAGCGCGCGCAGCTCAAGCCGCGCTTCCGGGGCCGGCACGTGCTGACCCGCCACCCGGACACCGGGCTGGAGAAGTGCATCGGCTGCTCGCTGTGCGCGGCGGCCTGCCCGGCCTACGCGATCTACGTGGAGGCCGCCGAGAACGACCCGGCCCACCCCACCAGCCCCGGCGAGCGCTACGCCGCCGTGTACGAGATCAACATGCTCCGCTGCATCTTCTGCGGCATGTGCGAGGAAGCCTGCCCCACGGGCGCAGTGGTGCTGGGCAACGAGTTCGAGATGGCCGACTACCGCTACCGCGACTTCGTGTACGGCAAGGAGGACATGCTGGTGGGCGTGACCGGCAGCGTGCCGCAGCGCCGCGAGTCGGCGCGGAGCGGCAAGCCGGTGCGGCTGGGCTTCCAGGTGCCGGAAGGCCCCCGCCCCGAGCTGGAAGGAGTGACCTACAAGTGA
- a CDS encoding NADH-quinone oxidoreductase subunit M has product MIHVFLFLPMLASLLLMITPVRWREEVAGFAAAATLGIGLWMWGAGGAALFSVGWIPALGVTYSVALDGVSLLLALITALMTFVAIIYTARRIHNPGTMLSLILAMETGLLGIYAARDFVLFYVFFEDALIPALLMLAIYGKTHRMAALIKFGAYTLLGSMLMLVSIIGYKALGGSPSFALSDLIANPVKGAAQTWLYLGFLAAMAVKLPLFPLHAWLPAYHEQNHDSGVADVMGTLYKVGAYGLFRFGVTLFPDASLELRPVLMALAAFTAIYAAWVAFHQTDWKRLLAYAGLSHMGLVGLGIFSLNETAMIGALYLLAFQNVYTGALFLAAGMVQERVGSLSTRVGGLMTQAPILSGVTMSLWFASIAVPGLAGFIGEFSVLLGAYQVSPWLAFIAGLSTIAAAVYALSAYQTTYWQARPLGAIRVLDLQHTEWLVLGAPLAVAIFFGVYSGPALNLIQPVVRALIGGGA; this is encoded by the coding sequence ATGATCCACGTGTTTCTGTTCCTTCCGATGCTGGCCAGCCTGCTGCTGATGATCACGCCGGTGCGCTGGCGCGAGGAGGTGGCCGGCTTCGCGGCGGCGGCCACCCTCGGCATCGGGCTGTGGATGTGGGGGGCCGGCGGCGCGGCCCTGTTCTCGGTCGGCTGGATTCCGGCGCTCGGCGTCACGTACTCGGTGGCGCTGGACGGGGTCAGCCTGCTGCTGGCCCTGATCACCGCCCTGATGACCTTCGTGGCGATCATCTACACCGCGCGGCGCATTCATAACCCCGGCACCATGCTCAGCCTGATCCTGGCGATGGAGACCGGCCTGCTGGGCATCTATGCCGCCCGCGACTTCGTGCTGTTCTACGTGTTCTTCGAGGACGCCCTCATTCCGGCGCTGCTGATGCTGGCCATCTACGGCAAGACGCACCGCATGGCCGCCCTGATCAAGTTCGGAGCCTACACGCTGCTCGGCAGCATGCTGATGCTGGTGAGCATCATCGGCTACAAGGCGCTGGGCGGCAGCCCCAGCTTCGCACTGAGCGACCTGATCGCCAACCCGGTGAAAGGCGCGGCGCAGACCTGGCTGTACCTGGGCTTCCTGGCGGCCATGGCGGTGAAGTTGCCGCTGTTTCCGCTGCACGCGTGGCTGCCCGCCTACCACGAGCAGAACCACGACAGCGGCGTGGCCGACGTGATGGGCACGCTCTACAAGGTGGGCGCCTACGGCCTCTTCCGCTTCGGCGTCACGCTGTTTCCGGACGCCAGCCTGGAACTGCGCCCGGTGCTGATGGCGCTGGCGGCCTTCACCGCCATCTACGCGGCCTGGGTGGCCTTCCACCAGACCGACTGGAAGCGGCTGCTGGCCTACGCGGGCCTCAGCCACATGGGGCTGGTGGGCCTGGGCATCTTCAGCCTCAACGAAACGGCCATGATCGGGGCGCTGTACCTGCTGGCCTTCCAGAACGTCTACACCGGCGCGCTGTTCCTGGCCGCCGGCATGGTGCAGGAGCGGGTCGGCAGCCTCAGCACCCGGGTGGGCGGCCTGATGACCCAGGCGCCCATCCTCTCGGGCGTCACCATGAGCCTGTGGTTCGCCAGCATCGCGGTGCCGGGGCTGGCCGGCTTTATCGGTGAGTTCAGCGTGCTGCTGGGCGCCTATCAGGTGAGCCCGTGGCTGGCCTTCATTGCGGGGCTCTCCACCATCGCGGCGGCCGTGTATGCGCTCAGCGCATACCAGACCACCTACTGGCAGGCCAGACCGCTGGGGGCCATCCGGGTGCTGGACCTGCAACACACCGAGTGGCTGGTGCTGGGCGCCCCGCTCGCGGTGGCGATCTTCTTCGGGGTGTACTCGGGGCCGGCCCTCAACCTGATTCAGCCGGTGGTTCGTGCCCTGATCGGAGGCGGTGCCTGA
- a CDS encoding CHASE2 domain-containing protein → METCLHPAPDLGRMYRFRLPGTTLIRLNVPLALLGSTLLVLALPQNPALWDALNRGLPSRLDPRVLVVGIDDATVRAYGAPDRWDRTLYARALTTLNEAGVQAVGLDVPLRGPAPGDEAVRQAVTSGAGGAGHPAG, encoded by the coding sequence GTGGAAACCTGCCTTCACCCCGCGCCGGATCTGGGGCGGATGTACCGGTTTAGGTTGCCCGGCACCACCCTGATCCGGCTGAATGTGCCGCTCGCCCTGTTGGGCTCCACCCTGCTGGTGCTGGCCCTGCCGCAGAACCCGGCCCTCTGGGACGCCCTAAACCGGGGCCTGCCCTCCCGCCTGGACCCGCGCGTGCTGGTGGTGGGCATTGACGACGCCACCGTGCGCGCCTACGGCGCCCCGGACCGCTGGGACCGCACCCTGTATGCGCGCGCCCTCACCACCCTGAATGAGGCGGGCGTCCAGGCGGTGGGGCTGGATGTCCCGCTCCGCGGCCCCGCCCCCGGCGACGAGGCAGTGCGGCAGGCGGTGACGTCGGGCGCCGGTGGTGCTGGCCACCCCGCCGGATGA